A single window of Apodemus sylvaticus chromosome 4, mApoSyl1.1, whole genome shotgun sequence DNA harbors:
- the Tent5c gene encoding terminal nucleotidyltransferase 5C isoform X1, with amino-acid sequence MYWNFQAFIIFISFKLPLARTSPKMAEEGSSTKDSESFSVLNWDQVSRLHEVLTEVVPIHGRGNFPTLEITLKDIVQTVRSRLEEAGIKVQDVRLNGSAAGHVLVKDNGLGCKDLDLIFHVALPTEAEFQLVRDVVLCSLLNFLPEGVNKLKISPVTLKEAYVQKLVKVCTDTDRWSLISLSNKNGRNVELKFVDSIRRQFEFSVDSFQIILDSLLFFYDCSSNPISEHFHPTVIGESMYGDFEEAFDHLQNRLIATKNPEEIRGGGLLKYSNLLVRDFRPADQEEIKTLERYMCSRFFIDFPDILEQQRKLETYLQNHFADEERSKYDYLMILRRVVNESTVCLMGHERRQTLNLISLLALRVLAEQNIIPSATNVTCYYQPAPYVSDGNFNNYYIAHPPVTYSQPYPTWLPCN; translated from the exons ATGTATTGGAATTTCCAGGCCTTCATCATTTTCATCTCTTTTAAA CTTCCCTTGGCCAGAACATCCCCTAAGATGGCAGAGGAGGGCAGCAGCACCAAGGACTCTGAGTCCTTCAGCGTGCTCAACTGGGATCAGGTTAGCCGGCTGCATGAGGTCCTGACTGAGGTCGTACCCATCCATGGACGAGGCAACTTTCCAACCTTGGAGATAACCCTGAAGGACATTGTCCAGACTGTCCGAAGCCGGCTGGAGGAGGCGGGCATCAAAGTGCAGGATGTCCGGCTGAACGGCTCTGCGGCCGGTCACGTTTTGGTCAAAGACAACGGCTTGGGTTGCAAAGATCTGGATCTGATCTTTCACGTGGCTCTTCCCACAGAGGCAGAATTTCAGCTGGTGAGAGATGTGGTTCTGTGCTCCCTTCTGAACTTTCTGCCAGAGGGCGTGAATAAGCTCAAAATCAGTCCCGTCACCCTGAAGGAGGCATACGTGCAGAAGCTGGTGAAGGTTTGCACAGACACGGACCGCTGGAGCCTGATTTCCCTCTCCAACAAGAACGGGAGGAACGTGGAGCTCAAGTTTGTCGACTCCATCCGGCGTCAGTTTGAGTTCAGCGTGGACTCTTTCCAGATCATCCTCGATTCTTTGCTCTTTTTCTATGACTGCTCCAGTAATCCCATCTCCGAGCATTTTCACCCCACAGTGATCGGGGAGAGTATGTACGGGGATTTTGAGGAAGCCTTTGACCATCTTCAGAACAGGCTGATCGCCACCAAGAACCCTGAAGAAATCCGAGGTGGGGGTCTTCTTAAGTACAGCAACCTTCTTGTGCGGGACTTCAGGCCTGCGGACCAGGAGGAGATAAAGACTTTGGAGCGCTACATGTGCTCCAGGTTTTTCATCGACTTCCCCGACATCCTGGAGCAGCAGAGGAAGCTGGAGACCTACCTTCAGAACCACTTCGCTGACGAGGAGAGAAGCAAGTACGACTACCTCATGATTCTTCGCAGGGTCGTGAATGAGAGCACCGTGTGCCTCATGGGGCACGAACGCAGACAGACCCTGAATCTCATCTCTCTCCTGGCCTTGCGTGTGCTGGCGGAACAAAACATCATCCCCAGTGCCACCAATGTCACCTGTTACTACCAGCCAGCTCCTTATGTCAGTGACGGCAACTTCAACAACTATTACATTGCCCACCCTCCAGTTACCTACAGCCAGCCTTATCCTACATGGCTGCCCTGTAACTAA
- the Tent5c gene encoding terminal nucleotidyltransferase 5C isoform X2: MAEEGSSTKDSESFSVLNWDQVSRLHEVLTEVVPIHGRGNFPTLEITLKDIVQTVRSRLEEAGIKVQDVRLNGSAAGHVLVKDNGLGCKDLDLIFHVALPTEAEFQLVRDVVLCSLLNFLPEGVNKLKISPVTLKEAYVQKLVKVCTDTDRWSLISLSNKNGRNVELKFVDSIRRQFEFSVDSFQIILDSLLFFYDCSSNPISEHFHPTVIGESMYGDFEEAFDHLQNRLIATKNPEEIRGGGLLKYSNLLVRDFRPADQEEIKTLERYMCSRFFIDFPDILEQQRKLETYLQNHFADEERSKYDYLMILRRVVNESTVCLMGHERRQTLNLISLLALRVLAEQNIIPSATNVTCYYQPAPYVSDGNFNNYYIAHPPVTYSQPYPTWLPCN; this comes from the coding sequence ATGGCAGAGGAGGGCAGCAGCACCAAGGACTCTGAGTCCTTCAGCGTGCTCAACTGGGATCAGGTTAGCCGGCTGCATGAGGTCCTGACTGAGGTCGTACCCATCCATGGACGAGGCAACTTTCCAACCTTGGAGATAACCCTGAAGGACATTGTCCAGACTGTCCGAAGCCGGCTGGAGGAGGCGGGCATCAAAGTGCAGGATGTCCGGCTGAACGGCTCTGCGGCCGGTCACGTTTTGGTCAAAGACAACGGCTTGGGTTGCAAAGATCTGGATCTGATCTTTCACGTGGCTCTTCCCACAGAGGCAGAATTTCAGCTGGTGAGAGATGTGGTTCTGTGCTCCCTTCTGAACTTTCTGCCAGAGGGCGTGAATAAGCTCAAAATCAGTCCCGTCACCCTGAAGGAGGCATACGTGCAGAAGCTGGTGAAGGTTTGCACAGACACGGACCGCTGGAGCCTGATTTCCCTCTCCAACAAGAACGGGAGGAACGTGGAGCTCAAGTTTGTCGACTCCATCCGGCGTCAGTTTGAGTTCAGCGTGGACTCTTTCCAGATCATCCTCGATTCTTTGCTCTTTTTCTATGACTGCTCCAGTAATCCCATCTCCGAGCATTTTCACCCCACAGTGATCGGGGAGAGTATGTACGGGGATTTTGAGGAAGCCTTTGACCATCTTCAGAACAGGCTGATCGCCACCAAGAACCCTGAAGAAATCCGAGGTGGGGGTCTTCTTAAGTACAGCAACCTTCTTGTGCGGGACTTCAGGCCTGCGGACCAGGAGGAGATAAAGACTTTGGAGCGCTACATGTGCTCCAGGTTTTTCATCGACTTCCCCGACATCCTGGAGCAGCAGAGGAAGCTGGAGACCTACCTTCAGAACCACTTCGCTGACGAGGAGAGAAGCAAGTACGACTACCTCATGATTCTTCGCAGGGTCGTGAATGAGAGCACCGTGTGCCTCATGGGGCACGAACGCAGACAGACCCTGAATCTCATCTCTCTCCTGGCCTTGCGTGTGCTGGCGGAACAAAACATCATCCCCAGTGCCACCAATGTCACCTGTTACTACCAGCCAGCTCCTTATGTCAGTGACGGCAACTTCAACAACTATTACATTGCCCACCCTCCAGTTACCTACAGCCAGCCTTATCCTACATGGCTGCCCTGTAACTAA